The sequence below is a genomic window from Thermococcus sp. EP1.
TTGACACCTTGTCGAGTCTAGGTATTCACCTTTTTCTTTATCCCAGTGAGAGTGATAGAACCACTCTGCGGCTTTGCAATACTCAAAGAGCTCCTCGTCCTTGAAATAGAGTGCTATTTCTCTCTTGGCAGTTTCTTCGCTATCAGAGGCATGGATAACATTGTATATTGCATCCCCTACATCAAGGCCATAATCACCTCTAATTGTTCCTGGTTCGGCGTCCTTTGGATCTGTTGCACCACACATCTTTCTTACCACGCTAATCGCGTATCTTCCTTCTACGACCATCACAACACTTGGAGCCTTTGTTATGTAGTCTATTAGTGGTTTAAAGAATGGCTTTCCCTTATGCTCCTCATAGTGCTTTTCGGCCAATTCTCTATCAATGTGTATCATCTTCATCCCAATTATTTTAAGACCTCGCTTCTCAAATCTACTGATAATTTCACCTATAAGTCCTCTAACAACAGCATCAGGCTTTATGATTACCAGTGTTCTCTCCACTTTGTTCATTGGCAACACCAAAAACAATAAGTGTAGTGATTTAAAATTCTTTTTAATGAACCTCGCACAAGGTTTATAACTTAACCCTGCCTTCTCCCTATGGTGAAGAAAAATGGAGATAAGGGAGACGATACTCAAATACGCGCTCATCAATGCTATCCAGCATGATGGAAAAGCCAATTCCAAAGCAGTTATAGGGAAACTACTTGGTGAGAACCCGGAACTAAGGCCAAAAGCCAGAGAAATAATTCCTCTTGTCAATGATATAGTCCAAGAAGTCAATTCTATGAGTATTGAGGATCAAAAAGCCAAGTTAAATGAAATTTATCCCGAATTCTTCGAAAAGAAGGAGGAGAAAAGGGAAGAAAAGAAAGGTCTTCCCCCCTTACCTAAGGCAGAAAAAGGAAAAGTCATCACAAGATTTGCCCCGAATCCTGATGGTGCATTTCATTTAGGAAATGCTAGAGCCGCAATTCTAAGCCATGAATACGCTAGAATTTATGGTGGAAAATTTATCCTGAGATTTGATGATACTGACCCCAAAGTGAAAAGACCCGAGCCAATCTTTTACGACTGGATTATTGAGGATCTAAAATGGTTAGGTTTCCAGATAGATGAAATCCACATGGCAAGTGACAGGCTGGAGATTTATTATTCATATGCGGAAAAACTGCTTGCGATGGGAAAAGCCTACGTATGCACATGCAAACCAGAGGATTTCAGGAAGCTTAGAGATGACGGAAAAGCATGCCCCCATAGAGACCTACCCCCAGAAATCCAGCTTCAAGAATGGAAGAAGATGCTCAATGGCGAGTATAAGGAAGGAGAGGCTGTCGTAAGAATAAAAACCGATCTAAGTCATCCAAATCCAGCGGTAAGAGATTGGCCAGCACTTAGAATTATTAATAATCCCAATCACCCAAGAACAGGAGACAAATACCATGTATGGCCCCTCTATAACTTCGCTTCTGCTATAGACGATCATGAGCTTGGTGTTACTCACATCTTCAGAGGGCAAGAACATGCTGAAAACGAGACAAAGCAGAGGTATGTATACGAGTATTTTGGATGGGAATATCCACAAACAGTTCACCATGGGAGGCTCTCAATTGAAGGAGTTATCTTAAGCAAGTCAAAAACAAGAAAAGGAATAGAAGAGGGCAAATACTTAGGATGGGATGATCCAAGACTCGGAACTATTAGAGCTCTAAAAAGAAGAGGTATCCAATCAGATGCTATTAGAGAACTAATAATTGAAGTAGGGCTCAAAAAGAGCGATACTACCATCAGTTGGGATAACTTAGCAGCAATAAACAGAAGACTAATCGAACCTATTGCCAACAGGTATTTCTTTGTTGCCGATCCAATACCAATGGAGATTAAGGGTTACAACGAAGAGTTCATAGCAGAAGTACCTCTCCATCCCGACCATCCCGAGAGAGGTGTTAGAAAGCTTAAATTCACTCCTGGAAAACCAGTGTACGTATCAAAAGACGATCTCGAACTCCTCAAGAGCAACGAATATGTTAGACTTAAGGACCTCTTCAATGTAAAAATCCTGGAAGTTAGTGAAGAAAGAATTGTGGTGGAATTTGATAGTATTGAATACGAAAAAGCCAGAGAAAACAAGTGGAGAATGATCCACTGGGTTCCAGAAGGAAAACCATGTGAAGTTTTAATACCAGAAGGAGATGAACTCGTAGTTAGAAAAGGCCTGCTTGAAACCGATGCAGATCTAAAAGTTGACGACATAGTCCAGTTCGAGCGTTTTGGCTTTGTGAGAATAGATAAGATAGAGGGAGAAAAAGTAACAGCGATCTTTGCTCACAAGTGAGCCTTTTCTTTTTTCCATCCCAGTACTCTTGACTGCAAATGTCTCTTTGGGAAAATTGTAAGTGGGTCTATACCTTTCTCTCTTAAGAGATACCTGATTTCCACTTCATAGTCAGATTTTTCAAGCTTTTCACTCTCTTTGAGTTCAATTATGAAAAGTCTATCCGTAAGTTCTCTTATTGTCTTATATCCAAGGCCTAAAAGTGGCCGTATGTACTGAACGTTGAATCTATCCTCAAGACTTCTTGTTTTCCTCTGATCCAGTAATGGAACTCTATCATCTCTTCTAGTTCCATCACTTACTCTTTCTACGTCCTCACGTCTGGCAATCTCCTCCAATGCCATTTCATGAATAAATTGGATGGCATTGTTTGGATGTTTATCATTGATACACATTTCAGTAGCTTTTTCAAGGATTTTTCTGTCTAAGAAAAACACCTCATGCTCAAACCCAAGGCTTTGTGCAGTTTCTCTAGCATATTTCCAGCTGTCAAGGAGTCCAAAATTAACAGTAACCAGTTTAACTTCATAACCCAGTCTTTTCAAAATATATGCCGCCAGTGAAGAGTCTTTCCCCCCACTGTAAAGATGGTAAACCTCCATAAGTACCACCAAAAGAAAAATTAAAGAGCACTCCAGAATGGGTCTTTCTGGGCCTTTACTTTTGCCGTCTTTTTCAAAGCTTTTATATCGGTGTCATCAAGTACATCTCTAAGTTCCTTCACTAGCCTTATTGCATCATCTTTACTTATATCCACATAAAGGATTTCCCCTGGATGTATGTGTCTTCCCACCATGGCTCCCTCAATTGCCACAGCCACTTGATCTCCTTTCTTAGCCTCTTGGAGGAAATCTTCTTTGGACTTAATTGATTTTATTACTCCTACTCTATCTCCATTCTGCTTTATTAGCGGATATCCTGGCTTTATCCGTCCTTCAAGCACCTCTATTCCCACTATAGCTGGATGGCTTCTCCTAAAAACATACCGTTCATCGGGGAAGAGTTTAATAACACCAGGGAACTTGGTCTTTGCTAGAACCTCTTTCTTTTTCTTCTCTTCCTCTGCCTTTACCCATGCTTCATAATCCTCTATTATCTTGTAAATTATGTTCCCTACAAAGAGAGGTATTTTTTTGGCATTGGCGACTTCTTCCGCATCTTCATTAACTTTCACATTGAATCCAATAACCACACCATAGAATGGTTCCTCTTCTTTTACACTAAGAGCCTCCATAACATCGGTTTTGCTGATGTTTCCTACATCAGCCTTTCTAATGGGGATATTCTTCTCATGAAGTTCTTTACTCAAAGCTTCCAAGCTTCCAATGGTGTCTGCTTTTACTATCACTCCTACTTTATCTGTGCTTATAATCACACTCTTTATTTGGTCAAGGATCTCTCCTTTAGCCCTTTCAAGTTCCTCCTCACTTCTCACAGCTATCACTGGAGACCCAGCAAGGGCATCTTCCAATCCAGGTGCTGCTATTTTGATACCTGCAGAAGCAGAAACCTCTTCAACCTGATCAAACCTGTATCTCGGATCTCTTATCTCATCAAGAGGCTTAGGTTTAAGAAGGGCCCTTATTTTTGTGACTATAGCCTTATCTTTGCCTCCCACAACAATCATATCGTCTTTCTTTAAAGTACCGTCATAAACTATCACATCTATTGTTGTTCCAAAGCCTATTTCCTCCCTAACTTCAAGTATAGTTCCTCTTGCAGGCCCCTCTACTTCTATCTTGAGCTTCTCCTCAAGATACTTTTGAGCCAAACCGGAGATAAGTACAAGCAATTCAGGAATTCCAATACCATATTTAGCAGAGATTGGGATTATTGCGAGCTCCTTTCTGAAATCTTGGACACGGTCAAATCTATTGGCCTGAAAACCAATCTCATAGAACTTTCCTATTAATTCCCAAAGTTTGGTCTCAAGCTCTTGTTGTGCCCTCTGATCCTGTTTTTTAATATTGACTAAGAAAGGCTCATTTTCAGTTATTTTCCATCCTTTAATACGATCGATCTTATTTGCAGCTACAACAAAGGGAGTCCTATACTTCCTCAAAATTTCTATACTCTCCAATGTTTGGGGCTGAAAGCCTTCGTTTACATCAACTATGAGAATTGCTAAATCCGCCAAGCTTCCTCCCCTTGCTCTAAGGCTTGTGAAGGCCTCATGACCAGGAGTATCTATAAAAAGTAATCCTGGAAGCTTAATCTCACCTTTCCAGAGGCTTAAAAGAGGGCCAGCAAGCTGTTTAACAACATCGATAGGAACTTCAGTAGCACCTATATGTTGGGTAATCCCACCCGCTTCTTTCTCCGCTACGCGGGTATTACGTATACGGTCAAGCATTGTCGTCTTTCCGTGATCAACATGTCCTAAAACAGCTATAATGGGTTGCCTGATCTTTTTCATACTCTCACACTCCATAAAACTTTTGATAAGCGTTATCGGGATTAACTAAAACCTCTACTTTTTAAAGGTTTAGGAGAGTTAATCTTAAAAATCCCAATGCTTACTACATTTAGTGGTTATCATGCAAAAGAAAACTCTACAGAAAGGGAAGAGCTATTACAAAAAAGGAAAGGTTCTGTGGGTTCTCAAGTATAAGGAAAAACTGTTTTCCAAAGTTCTGGGAACGTATCCGTATTATGTAGAAGTGGACTTAGCAAAAAATTCAAACAGATGCACCTGCCCACAGGGCAAAGACTGCAAACACGTCGCTGCTGTACTCATGGCCTTTGAAGAAGGATTCTACATTGAAAGTGAAGATCCCCTCTCAGAGAGTTTACCAGAGCTAGTTATTGAGAAGTATTTCTTCACTGAAGATCCTGCACTTGGGATAGAAGTTCTGCTGAAAGAATTACAGTACCAGATAAACAATGATGAAAGTGGAAGTGAAGTTACTAGGCTTTTAAGGAAAACCTTAAAGCTCTTCCCACAAGCTCCCTCTGCAGAAATGAGATTTCAAATAATCGAGATATTTAATGAATTCAAACGAGTATTTTCAGAATATAAGCTGACAGAAGAGTTGGAGAAAGAAATCAAGAAAATCTTAAACTTCTAATTATATCACTTGCTCTTATTTACGCCCATAACCCCCCCAATCATCTCCAGTTTAACATTCTTAGCCCTAAAAGAGAACCTTTCAAAAGTGTCTTGAACCTTCTAACCTTTAGGTTCCACTTATAGTAGGGTCTTCAAAAAAAGCCTTATAAAGTTTGCATCTCTTAGAAAAGGATTAGAGGGTGGATAAAATGAAGGCAGTATACAGGGGCATGTGCCCAAATTGCCAAGATGTGATAAGCGATGAGAGGTTATATAATAAGCATCCATGTGAAACATGTCTTGACGAAGAAATTAAATCGGATGTTTATTTTGAACTTGTTAAAGGAATTTACGATGCTTTAAAGCTTAAAAACACATTAAAACACTGGGAAGAAGTGTACTCTCTAGAACAAAGACTTATTGAAGCGGAAAAACTTTTTAAAACTGCTACTGGATTCACATTCTGGAGTGCTCAAAAGACCTGGGTAAAACGGCTGGTAAGAGGAAAAAGTTTCTCAATCATAGCTCCAACGGGTATGGGAAAAAGTGTTTTTGGGGCGTTTATGTCCATTTATTATGCCAAAAAAGGAAAGAGATCATATATTGTCTTACCAACAACGCCTCTGGTCGTTCAAACGATCAAGAGAGTCAAGACTTTTGCTGAAAAAGCTGGAATAGATGTTAATTTAGCATATTATCATGGAAATATGAGGAAAAAAGAAAAAGAAGAAATGCTCCAAAAAATCCAAACTGGTGAGTTTGATGTTCTCATAACCTCCGCCCAATACCTTGCGAGAAATTTTGATGTCTTAAAGGACAAAAGATTTGACTTTATCTTTGTAGATGATGTTGATGCTTTTTTAAAAGCTTCAAAGAATATAGATCGCTCATTGATTTTACTCGGCTTTACCGAGGAAATAATTCAAAAAGCATGGGAAATAATAAGGCTCAAAAAACAGATGGCAAAATACCTTAATGGAAACAGAAAAGACAAAAATGAGCAGTTAAAAGAACTAAATAAGCAAATAAACGCAATTGAAAAAGAAATAAGAGAATTTAAACGCAAGAATAACATTGGAGTTCTGATTGTGGCCTCAGCAACTGGAAGTGCAAGAGGTGACAGAATAAAACTCTATCGTGAACTCCTTGATTTTGAAGTAGGGAGTGGACGATCCGCATTAAGAAATGTAGTGGACACATACCTATCTCCCCAACACCCAATAGAAGAGCATGTTGAAGAGATCATAAAGAAATTGGGCACTGGAGGCCTTATCTTCGTACCTATTGATCAGGGTATACTCTATGCAGAAAAACTAACTTCTTACCTAAAGGATAAAGGATTCAAAGTCGAATTAGTTTCAGCGAGAAATAAAAAGGGTCTTGAAAAGTTTGAGAATGGAGAGGCCGACTACCTAATTGGGGTTGCAACTTATTACGGATCTATTGTTAGAGGCTTAGATTTGCCACATCTAATAAGGTATGCAGTTTTTACTGGTGTTCCTAAATTCCGATTTAGCATAGATTTAGAACAACCTACTATCTACAGAGTTCTTGGTCTGATGAGTGAAGTTATGGAATTCCTAGAAAACGAAGATAGAAAGAATGCAGAAAAACTCTACGCTAGAATAAGAAGGCTCATAAGGAACATTCCACAGTTTGAAATTTTAAAGATAGAAGAAGCACTTGCAGAGGGATTGCCTCTAGAAGGATTTTCAAATCATGTTCTCAAGGTATTTAAGGAGGCAGTTGACTTTTTAAGAAATATATTGAAGAAGGAAGACGTTCTCAAGAGAATCGAGGAAGATCCTTTCGTAAGTCTCAAGAAAGAGGAAGGAAAGTGGTACATAGAAATCCCTGACGTTAGGACGTATATCCAAGCAAGCGGGAGGACTTCAAGACTATTTGCTGGTGGTATAACTAAGGGACTAAGCATAGTAATTGTGGACAACGAAAAGGTGTTCAATGGATTAAAGAGGCAAATGCGCTGGCGCTTTTCTGAGTTTGAAATGGTGGCCTTTAATGAACTAGACCTAGAAAAAATACTCCAAGAGATTGACAGAGATAGGGAAAAAGTCAAACTTATTATGGAAGGAAAGATCGCAGAGAAAACAAAGGATTTAGTTAGGTCAGCTCTTATGATAGTGGAGTCACCAAACAAGGCAAGAACTATCGCAAACTTCTTTGGTCAACCAAGCAAAAGACGTATCGGCGATTTAGTCGCATATGAAGTAAGCATTGGAGAATTAATGCTAACAATCCTTGCAAGTGGAGGACATATGTTCGACCTTGTAACCAATGACGGTTATCACGGGGTCTTGGTAAACGAAAAAGATGGAAAACTCTACTTCGTGCCAATATATGATACTTTAAAGCGTTGTAGAGACTGTGGTCACCAATTTGTGGACTGGGAAAGTAAGGGAGTATGTCCAAGATGCGGGTCTAAAGATATCAGAGATGCCCTCGAGAATGTGATGGCAATGAGGGAAATTGCTCAAGAAGTTGATGAAATATTAATCGGAACTGACCCAGATACTGAGGGAGAAAAGATAGCATGGGACATAAGGAATGTTTTATCCCCTTACACCCCAACAATAAAAAGGATTGAATTTCACGAGGTTACTAGGCCAGCTATTCTGAAAGCACTGAAAGAAGCAAGAGACGTGCACGAAGGCAGAGTAAATGCTCAGCTGGTAAGAAGAATCGAAGATAGATGGATAGGCTTCGAATTAAGCCAAAAACTCTGGGAAGTCTTTGAGAATACCTATCTTTCAGCAGGAAGAGTTCAAACACCTGTACTAGGGTGGGTAATCCAAAGATATAAGGAATTTGTAGAAAGTGAAACCAATTTTGTAAGACTAACCCTCGAAAATGATCTGGATGTCACCCTTGAAGGCGTTAAAGACGAGGTCGAAGAAGTTGTTGTAGAAGATGTGCAGCTGGAAGAGAGAGAACTCAATCCATTACCACCATACAGTACTGATACCATGCTTCAAGATGCTTCAAGATTTTTAGGATTCTCAACTGACTATACAATGAGACTAGCCCAAGACCTTTTCGAATTAGGTCTTCTTACATATATTAGAACAGACTCAACCCATGTCAGCAACGTTGGTATAGAAGTTGCTAAAGAGTACATAAGCGATGAAATCGGCGAGGAATACTTCGCCCCAAGGAAATGGGGAGAAGAAGGAGCTCATGAATGTATAAGACCGACAAGGCCTATAGACACCGGAAGATTAATGCAACTACTCAGAGATGGAGTTATAACACTTGCAAGAGGTCTGACAAGGGATCATTTCAGACTATATGACATGGTATTTAAGCGCTTTATGACATCCCAGATGAAAGCCGCAAAGATACTCTATGAAAAAGCAATCATAGATGCAAAAGTTGCAAAAACAGAAATAGAAGGCTATGTAGACATTCTTTATGAGGGATGGACAAAAATCCGGAATCCACCACTGAGAAAGCTTCCAAAACTTGAAAAAGGACAAAGGATTAGAGTTAAAGAGATCAAGAAATGGAAGGCTCCAAAAGTACCGCTTTTCACTCAAGGAGATATAATTGCCCTGATGAAAGAACGCAAAATTGGAAGGCCATCAACATATGCCAAGATAGTCAAAACCCTCCTTGATAGACACTACGTCATAGAAACCAAAGGGAGAAAGAAACTCGTGCCTACAGAGCTTGGAACTAAAGTATACCATTATCTCATAACCAGGTACAAAGAGCTCGTAAGCGAAGAAAGGACTAGACAGCTTGAAGAGCTCATGGATCTGATAGAAGAAAACAAAGCGAACTATCAAGAAATCCTGAATGAAATGTACAAAGAAATTAAAAAATACATCGCTTGAGGTTTTTCTTTAAATTATTAAAAGAAAAGAAAGAGTTCACTCTTTCCTGTGTTTCATTTTCCAGTTATGCCATCTATAAAGGGCTGAGAGTGATTTAATTGCCCTTTCTGGTTCAGGATATGCTGGAATGCCCTTCTCATTAAGTATGTCAATAGCTTCTTTAGCCTCAATTCCACCTACTATTGCAACTACAATTGGCTTCTTCTTTCCACTTGCTTCATATTCTCTGATAACTATCTCTGCAAGATCTCTTGGGTCTAAAACTGCTGTTTGACAGTAGAGAACTGCTATTGCGTGCATCTCTGGATGAGCCAAGGCATCTCTAACTGCCCCTTCATAAGCCTCAGCACCTGCCATACCTGTAAGGTCAACAGGATTCTTGTAGCTTCCAAATGGTGGCATGTGGTTTGCAAAGACTTTAAGCTCCTCTAAGTTGTCGTAAAGTTTTAATCCTTCTTCTTCAGCAGCATCAGTGGCCATAACCCCTATTCCACCACCGTTTGTGAGTATCACAACGTTATCTCCCTCTGGTTCTGGAAGGTTGGAGAGTGTTCTTGCCCAATCAAATGCCTCGCCTATTGTTAAAGCCCTTAACACACCACTTTGCTTGAATGCGGCAGTGTAGATGCTGTCAGCGCCAGCTAGTGACCCAGTGTGTGAAGCCGCTGCTTTGGCTCCTCTTTCACTTCTACCGGCTTTAATGATTATAATTGGCTTCTTCATTGAAACTCTCTTGGCAACTTCCATAAACTTCCTACCGTCCTTTACACCCTCCATATAGATTAAAATAGCACCGGTGTTTTCATCGTCTTCAAAGTATTCAAGCATGTCAGCGTCATCAAGGTCACTCTTGTTTCCTATGCTAACTACGGCTGAAAGACCAACTTTTTCAAGAATTGTCCATCCCATAAGTGCTATTCCAAGAGCACCGCTTTGGGAAACAAGGGCTAGCTTTCCTGGCATAACATCAGTTGGTCCGAATGTAGCGTTAAGCTTCGCAGGAGTATAAACAATACCAAAGATGTTTGGACCAAGAATTCTCATTCCATACTTGTGAGCTGTCTCGACTAGCTGCTGTTCAACTTTCTTGCCCTCTTCACCAAGTTCTCCAAATCCTGAACTAATTATCGGAAGAACTTTAACACCCTTCTTCCCACACTCTTCTACAACCTGTGGGACAAACTTTGCTGGTACAACTATCACCGCCATATCAACTTCATCGGGAACATCGAGAATGGTCTTGTAAACTTGGAATTTTCTTCCACTGATCTCTATTTCTCCACCTTTAACATTTACTGCATATATTTTCCCTTCATAGCCGTATTCGATGAGATTTTTCATAATAGCGTATCCTATTTTCCCTGGCTTGCCAGAAGCCCCTACAACAGCAACGCTCTTTGGTTTGAAAAGTGCTTCTATGCTCATTTCCTCCACCCCATGAACTTTACAAAGGTTAATCTGAAAAAGGAGTTATAACTTTTCCCTTATCCATTTGCCGACTTGAGTATCGGCGTTCGCTAAAGAAACCTTGAGTTTTGAACGTGGATTGGATAAAGAAAAGTTAAGCAGATACTATAAAATTGTTTCATGAGGATTTTTGAACTACTAAATTTCGAGGGATAATAGCTTTAAAGCTGGAGGACAAAAATAAGAATAGTGATACTCCTCCCACTCCAAAAATATGAAGCATACTCGATAAGCTAGTGTCAGAAGTAAAGACAAGATACTAAGAGAGGGAACCTTTTGCAATTGAGGAATTACCTTATGATTATTTACTATCCCAAAAAGGTGAGGAATAATGGGAGTTCCGATTGGTGAGTTAGTTTCAAAAAAAGAGCTGGAATTGGAAAACCTAAATGGTAGAAAAGTGGCCATAGATGCGTTCAACGCTATATACCAGTTCCTATCCACCATCAGACAAAGAGATGGTACCCCTCTAATGGATTCCAAAGGAAGGATAACCTCCCATCTCTCAGGCCTTTTCTATAGAACGATAAATCTTACGGAAGCAGGAATAAAACCTGTCTATGTCTTTGATGGGAAACCTCCAGAGTTTAAGAAGAAAGAACTTGAAAAGAGAGCCGAAGCTAGAGAAGAAGCAAGAGAAAAATGGGAATTAGCCCTTGCCAGGGGAGACTTAGAAGAGGCCAAAAAATACGCCCAACGAGCTTCAAAAGTAAATGAACTTCTAATTGAAGACGCCAAAAAACTTTTGGAACTGATGGGGATCCCTTGGGTTCAAGCTCCCAGCGAGGGAGAAGCCCAAGCCGCCTATATGGCATCTAAAGGAGATGTTTGGGCCTCGGCAAGTCAAGATTATGACTCATTGCTCTTTGGAACACCAAAACTCGTAAGGAACCTCACCATAACAGGAAGACGAAAACTACCTGGAAAAGATGTCTATATTGAGGTTAAGCCTGAATTAATACTTCTTGAAGATGTGCTGAACGGGCTGAAACTAACAAGAGAGAAACTTATTGAGTTAGCAATACTCGTTGGTACTGACTACAATCCAGGAGGAATAAAAGGATTAGGACCAAAAAAAGCCCTTGAAATAGTAAGACACTCCAAAGATCCCCTATTAAAATATCAAAAGACAAGTGATGTAGACCTATATGCAATTAAGGAATTTTTCCTGAATCCACCAGTAACAAATGAGTACAAACTAGAATGGAAAATGCCCGATGAAGAGGGGGTACTGAGATTCCTCTGTGATGAGCATGACTTTAGCGAAGAACGTGTGAAAAATGGACTTGAGAGACTCAAAAAAGCAATAAAAGCTGGAAGACAATTTACATTAGATGCTTGGTTTAAAAAATGACCTTTTTATTTTTAAAATTAAAATTAAATGGGAAGCTTTAATCCAAGCTTCTCAACCATTTCTTTGTAACGGTTTCTTACCGTTACCTCTGTTACTCTTGCCGCCTCTGCAACTTCTCTCTGAGTTCTCTTTTCTCCCTCTAGAAGGCCAGCAATGTATAAAGCAGCTGCAACCAAACCCGCAGGACTTTTTCCACTAGTAAGACCCATATTATAAGCTTGTTCCAAAAGGTCAATCGCTCTTCTTCTAGTCCTCTCACTCAAACCAAGCTCATCTGCAAACTTGTTTACATAATCAGTCGGTTTAACAAAGAGTTTCTTTGGTGTAAGGTTAAGGTTTCTAGCAATAAACCTAAAACTTCTCCCAATCTCTTTTTTATCTACTTTAGCCATATCTGCTATTTCATCCAAAGTTCTCGGAATTTTGAGTAGTCTGCATGCAGCATAAACACATGCAGCGATTACACTTTCAATTGAACGGCCCCTTATAAGTCCCTTTCTTACAGCCTCCCTGTATAGACGAGCTGATTCTTCTTCCACGTGTTTGGGCAGGTTTAGTCTTGCACCAAGCCTATCAAGCTCGCTTAATGCGAAAGCTAGGTTTCTCTCCGCAGCATCGCTTACTCTAAGCCTGCTCTGCCACTTTCTAAGACGATAAATCTTCTCTCTCATTAACCCTTTAACATTTCTGTCATACCCTATATCCGTTGAAAGACCCTTGTCGTGAAGCAATATGCTCTCAGGTGCCCCAGTTCTAGACCGTTTCTCTCTTTGAGAAGCGTCAAAGGCCCTCCACTCAGGACCCATATCAATCATGTTTTCTTGAATTACAAATCCACAACTTGCACAGATTACCTCTCCCCTCTCAGGGTCATAAACAAATTTATCAGAGCCACAAACAGGGCAAATCCTATGCTTAGTCACAATTACACCCCCACGGTCAGTAACCTTGTCAATCCTCATATATAAACCTTAAGCTTTTTCAAATCTAGTTATTGAATTGGTTATCCATTTTACATGTTCTTTTTTAAACG
It includes:
- the ndk gene encoding nucleoside-diphosphate kinase; this translates as MNKVERTLVIIKPDAVVRGLIGEIISRFEKRGLKIIGMKMIHIDRELAEKHYEEHKGKPFFKPLIDYITKAPSVVMVVEGRYAISVVRKMCGATDPKDAEPGTIRGDYGLDVGDAIYNVIHASDSEETAKREIALYFKDEELFEYCKAAEWFYHSHWDKEKGEYLDSTRCQEL
- a CDS encoding glutamate--tRNA ligase; its protein translation is MEIRETILKYALINAIQHDGKANSKAVIGKLLGENPELRPKAREIIPLVNDIVQEVNSMSIEDQKAKLNEIYPEFFEKKEEKREEKKGLPPLPKAEKGKVITRFAPNPDGAFHLGNARAAILSHEYARIYGGKFILRFDDTDPKVKRPEPIFYDWIIEDLKWLGFQIDEIHMASDRLEIYYSYAEKLLAMGKAYVCTCKPEDFRKLRDDGKACPHRDLPPEIQLQEWKKMLNGEYKEGEAVVRIKTDLSHPNPAVRDWPALRIINNPNHPRTGDKYHVWPLYNFASAIDDHELGVTHIFRGQEHAENETKQRYVYEYFGWEYPQTVHHGRLSIEGVILSKSKTRKGIEEGKYLGWDDPRLGTIRALKRRGIQSDAIRELIIEVGLKKSDTTISWDNLAAINRRLIEPIANRYFFVADPIPMEIKGYNEEFIAEVPLHPDHPERGVRKLKFTPGKPVYVSKDDLELLKSNEYVRLKDLFNVKILEVSEERIVVEFDSIEYEKARENKWRMIHWVPEGKPCEVLIPEGDELVVRKGLLETDADLKVDDIVQFERFGFVRIDKIEGEKVTAIFAHK
- a CDS encoding asparagine synthase-related protein; translated protein: MEVYHLYSGGKDSSLAAYILKRLGYEVKLVTVNFGLLDSWKYARETAQSLGFEHEVFFLDRKILEKATEMCINDKHPNNAIQFIHEMALEEIARREDVERVSDGTRRDDRVPLLDQRKTRSLEDRFNVQYIRPLLGLGYKTIRELTDRLFIIELKESEKLEKSDYEVEIRYLLREKGIDPLTIFPKRHLQSRVLGWKKEKAHL
- the infB gene encoding translation initiation factor IF-2, with the protein product MKKIRQPIIAVLGHVDHGKTTMLDRIRNTRVAEKEAGGITQHIGATEVPIDVVKQLAGPLLSLWKGEIKLPGLLFIDTPGHEAFTSLRARGGSLADLAILIVDVNEGFQPQTLESIEILRKYRTPFVVAANKIDRIKGWKITENEPFLVNIKKQDQRAQQELETKLWELIGKFYEIGFQANRFDRVQDFRKELAIIPISAKYGIGIPELLVLISGLAQKYLEEKLKIEVEGPARGTILEVREEIGFGTTIDVIVYDGTLKKDDMIVVGGKDKAIVTKIRALLKPKPLDEIRDPRYRFDQVEEVSASAGIKIAAPGLEDALAGSPVIAVRSEEELERAKGEILDQIKSVIISTDKVGVIVKADTIGSLEALSKELHEKNIPIRKADVGNISKTDVMEALSVKEEEPFYGVVIGFNVKVNEDAEEVANAKKIPLFVGNIIYKIIEDYEAWVKAEEEKKKKEVLAKTKFPGVIKLFPDERYVFRRSHPAIVGIEVLEGRIKPGYPLIKQNGDRVGVIKSIKSKEDFLQEAKKGDQVAVAIEGAMVGRHIHPGEILYVDISKDDAIRLVKELRDVLDDTDIKALKKTAKVKAQKDPFWSAL
- a CDS encoding SWIM zinc finger domain-containing protein, with product MQKKTLQKGKSYYKKGKVLWVLKYKEKLFSKVLGTYPYYVEVDLAKNSNRCTCPQGKDCKHVAAVLMAFEEGFYIESEDPLSESLPELVIEKYFFTEDPALGIEVLLKELQYQINNDESGSEVTRLLRKTLKLFPQAPSAEMRFQIIEIFNEFKRVFSEYKLTEELEKEIKKILNF